A stretch of Acropora muricata isolate sample 2 chromosome 7, ASM3666990v1, whole genome shotgun sequence DNA encodes these proteins:
- the LOC136922905 gene encoding uncharacterized protein → MQAFGLIKMQLLKIVLLPSVFVLSSVLAIERKEPDEAVSRDGPTRGVSYVNFVGEKFFYLNITALGGDFVDNMPECSFACLDIPSCFSFNLGTTPEANDRFRCELLPSDKYNNSNKFVHSLIFHHFSIATPCRSWPCQNNGKCLPVYVENDYKCICEGFRGKNCENDIDECSSAANECHQNASCQNTKGSYNCTCKDGFEGDEKTAQVRFSLEHNRKKFRYRRRTYRKKNPF, encoded by the exons ATGCAAGCCTTTGGCTTGATAAAAATGCAGTTGCTCAAGATCGTTCTCCTTCCATCAGTTTTCGTCCTATCATCCGTGCTTGCTATAG AGCGAAAAGAACCGGACGAAGCTGTTAGCCGCGATGGACCCACCCGTGGTGTAAGTTATGTCAACTTTGTAGGGGAAAAGTTCTTCTATTTGAACATCACGGCTCTCGGAGGAGATTTCGTTGATAACATGCCCGAGTGCTCGTTTGCCTGTCTGGATATTCCGTCGTGTTTCTCATTCAATTTGGGTACCACCCCGGAAGCCAACGACAGATTTCGCTGCGAACTTCTTCCTTCGGACAAATACAACAACTCCAATAAATTTGTGCACAGCTTAATCTTTCACCACTTCAGCATCGCG ACACCCTGCAGAAGTTGGCCCTGTCAGAACAACGGCAAGTGTCTGCCAGTGTACGTAGAAAACGATTACAAGTGTATCTGCGAAGGGTTCAGAGGAAAAAACTGCGAAAACG ACATTGATGAGTGTTCCTCTGCAGCAAACGAGTGTCACCAGAATGCTTCATGTCAAAATACCAAGGGATCTTACAACTGCACTTGTAAAGATGGATTTGAAGGCGACGAAAAAACTGCTCAAGTAAGATTCTCTTTAGAGCACAACCGCAAAAAGTTCAGATACAGAAGAAGAACATACAGAAAGAAAAATCCGTTTtga
- the LOC136921596 gene encoding uncharacterized protein: MSDPIGLITPFTVRSKLLLQSLWTQGVVWDDVILVGTAVTWNQWVEELTELEHLYIPRCYINFPLSQNPNMELHAFGDASEVAYATAVYLRVVPEDGKACNSLEMSDTRVAPVRKISLPRLELMAAVITARLFSYVKDAIDCHINHIVRWTDIL; this comes from the coding sequence ATGTCTGATCCAATCGGTCTCATCACGCCCTTTACGGTGAGGTCAAAATTGTTGCTTCAAAGTCTGTGGACCCAAGGTGTTGTTTGGGATGATGTAATACTAGTGGGAACTGCAGTGACCTGGAATCAGTGGGTTGAAGAGCTTACAGAGCTTGAACACCTTTATATCCCAAGATGTTACATTAATTTTCCCCTAAGTCAGAACCCTAACATGGAGCTACACGCGTTTGGTGACGCATCAGAAGTTGCTTATGCTACTGCAGTTTACCTAAGAGTTGTTCCTGAAGATGGAAAGGCATGCAATAGTCTTGAGATGTCCGACACCCGAGTGGCTCCTGTGAGAAAGATTTCTCTTCCACGCTTAGAGCTAATGGCTGCTGTGATAACTGCTAGACTGTTTTCCTATGTTAAAGATGCAATTGATTGTCATATTAACCACATTGTGCGTTGGACAGACATTCTTTGA